One stretch of Arachis duranensis cultivar V14167 chromosome 1, aradu.V14167.gnm2.J7QH, whole genome shotgun sequence DNA includes these proteins:
- the LOC107487140 gene encoding uncharacterized protein LOC107487140, whose amino-acid sequence MTGTPAVSSLRAAFSYCVQQVRSYDYHHYLCLLELPPSMRKAAFALRALNVETSRAMDVASDTRIGLMRLVWWQEAIDKMYSNKLIEHPTAQALSSVIAETKLSKTWLKRSVEARINDARREDTEMPETIQELEKYAEDTVSTMLYLTLQAGGINSTAADHAASHIGKASGILLLLKSLPYHASRNRHFSYIPTEVAFKHGLIVKQGGRDEVRLDPREGLRNAVFDMASVANAHLQKARQLAKSVPAEAVPVLLPAVPAEVILNTLSKFQFDVFDSRLAKGVLGIPPLWYQLKLKWVSWRGKY is encoded by the coding sequence ATGACTGGTACTCCGGCAGTTAGCAGCTTAAGAGCAGCTTTCTCGTATTGTGTACAACAAGTGCGTAGCTATGATTATCATCACTATCTTTGCCTTCTTGAACTGCCCCCATCTATGCGGAAGGCAGCATTTGCACTCCGCGCCTTGAATGTTGAAACATCTAGAGCTATGGATGTAGCTTCAGATACCAGGATCGGTCTTATGCGCCTTGTATGGTGGCAAGAGGCCATAGACAAAATGTACTCCAATAAATTGATTGAACACCCAACAGCGCAGGCCCTTTCGTCTGTGATAGCAGAGACCAAGCTTAGTAAGACATGGTTGAAACGATCTGTTGAAGCCAGGATCAATGACGCAAGAAGAGAGGACACTGAAATGCCAGAAACCATTCAAGAATTGGAGAAATATGCTGAGGACACAGTATCAACCATGCTTTACTTGACCCTTCAAGCTGGTGGGATCAATTCAACTGCAGCAGACCATGCAGCCTCACACATTGGAAAGGCCAGCGGCATTCTCCTTCTCCTCAAATCACTGCCGTATCATGCAAGCCGCAACCGCCATTTTTCTTACATACCAACTGAAGTGGCATTCAAGCATGGTTTGATAGTTAAACAAGGCGGTCGAGACGAGGTACGATTGGATCCTCGTGAGGGGCTTCGCAATGCTGTTTTCGACATGGCATCGGTAGCCAATGCTCACTTACAGAAAGCTCGGCAGTTGGCCAAGAGTGTCCCTGCTGAGGCAGTTCCAGTGCTCCTGCCAGCAGTGCCTGCTGAGGTTATCTTAAATACCCTAAGTAAGTTCCAATTTGATGTGTTTGATTCAAGGCTAGCAAAAGGAGTTCTGGGAATACCCCCTTTGTGGTACCAACTCAAACTGAAGTGGGTTTCATGGAGAGGAAAGTACTGA